The following proteins come from a genomic window of Phacochoerus africanus isolate WHEZ1 chromosome 9, ROS_Pafr_v1, whole genome shotgun sequence:
- the DNPH1 gene encoding 2'-deoxynucleoside 5'-phosphate N-hydrolase 1 produces the protein MAAEATPAVGALKGEDLPGPGQKPQPAPRALYFCGSIRGGREDQALYGRIVSRLRRFGAVLTEHVAAAELSARGEEAVAGDRAIHERDLAWLQQADVVVAEVTQPSLGVGYELGRAIALNKPVLCLFRPQSGRVLSAMIRGAAEGSRFQVWDYDEAEVEAVLDRYFEADSPRQVASSPNPPT, from the exons ATGGCCGCAGAGGCGACACCAGCGGTTGGAGCGCTGAAGGGCGAGGATCTCCCGGGGCCCGGGCAGAAGCCCCAACCGGCCCCTCGGGCCTTGTATTTCTGCGGGAGCATCCGTGGAGGACGCGAGGACCAGGCACTGTACGGGCGGATCGTGTCGCGGCTGCGGCGCTTTGGGGCTGTGCTTACGGAACACGTGGCCGCAGCCGAGCTGAGCGCGCGCG GAGAGGAGGCTGTTGCGGGTGACAGAGCCATCCATGAGCGGGACCTGGCCTGGCTGCAGCAGGCAGATG TGGTTGTGGCAGAAGTGACCCAGCCCTCTCTGGGTGTCGGCTACGAGCTGGGCCGGGCTATAGCCCTCAACAAACCAGTCCTGTGCCTGTTCCGCCCACAGTCTGGCCGAG TGCTCTCAGCCATGATCCGGGGAGCTGCCGAGGGCTCGAGGTTCCAGGTGTGGGACTACGATGAGGCAGAGGTGGAGGCCGTGCTGGATCGGTACTTTGAGGCTGATTCTCCCAGGCAGGTGGCCTCCTCCCCAAATCCACCCACTTGA